DNA from Lentibacillus amyloliquefaciens:
ATGGAAGACAGAGTTTTTGAACAATATGCCTGTGGTGTTTGATAAAAAGTCCACGGAAATGGAACAGCTGAAGCAGGAACACGAGGCAGAAAAGGAGGAATTGATCAATCAGATTGGCCAGCTAACCGTAGATATGAATTGGCTCAAAAAAAAACAACAACAGGTCTCGGATTGGAGGAGAAAAAATCATTAATAGACTTTGACAGTAAGGAATTAACAGTTAAGCATCAGTGTAAACTATTGAATCTGTCCAGGTCAACTGCTTACTATGAAATCAAGGTATATCAGCCAAGCCAGGAGGAAATTGACATCAAAAATGCCATTGATCGTATACACTTTGATGAACCTGCATACGGCTGTCGCCGAATCCAAGGTGAGCTGGAAGACTTAGGTTTTACCAATATAGGAATCAAGCGAACACGTCGTTATATGCGGGAGATGGGTATCATCGCCTTTTATCCGGGTCCGAATCTGAGCAAACGGGATTTAGAGGCACGAACGTATCCCTACCTGCTTCGGGGTGTAGGCATTACCTATCGAAATCAGGTTTGGGGGATCGACATTACGTACTGCGGCACACCAACAGGTTTCATGTACCTTGTAGTGATTATTGACTGGTTTTCAAGATTCGTTGTGGGGTGGTCTTTAAGCAATACGATGCAGACTGATTTTATTATTCGTACGGTGAAGGAGGCTATTCAAAAGTACGGGATGCCCGAGATCATTAACAGCGATCAAGGGAGTCAATTCACATCAAAGGATTATACTGAATGCATCAAAAGCTATGAATCCATAAAAATCAGCATGGATGGGCGAGGACGCGCTAAGGATAATGCCAGAACAGAGCGATTTTTCAGAAGCTATAAATGGGAAAGGCTTTATTTATTATATCCAGAGACGGTGCTGGAATTAAAGCAAATGACGAGACTTTACATGCATCATTACAACTGGAAACGCAGACATCAAGCTCTAGGAGATAAGACACCGGCCAGTATCTATTTGGGAAGGAACGCTTAACCACAGCGAAGCTGCTTGCCCTTGACCGCTGTGCCACTCCTTAGTGATCGCTGAAAGGGGTCGGGGCCCCATCAGCGGAACTTAGGAAGTGATTGTCCATGGTACGCTCGCTGTGCGGATAGGAGCCCTAAAGGCTTAATTTTTCCCATCCGCCATAGGAACAGTACCATGGACACAAACGAGGTCAAGGGTGATGGAACCCAGGAAATCCTCTAAAACGGGAGAAAACCCGTCTAATGCGGCCGGGTGGAATTAGACTTTTTATAAAGGAGGCTTTATCTTAAATAATCTATTTTTGTGTCTTGACAAGTGGGCACATTACATTCCACCATTCTCTTTTATATTTTTTGTCTCTAATTGTTCTTGGGCTAACCACTTTAAAAAAGTCAATTCTTCATCTGTTAAGTTGCGATTGACTTTTTCTTTAAAATCCTTTATTAAATTGGCATAAATATTTTCAAGACAATCACTCTGACTCATATTTTTTATCCTCCCTCACTAGCGTTGCATTAATATAAATTGAATATTCTGTAATCAATTTAGCTCTATTTTTCGCCAAAAAGACAAACCTTAATGAAAAAGTGGCATTGTCCATTTGGTAAATTTATACATTTATTCCGGGAGAGACAGCGACAACACTTATAATTATGGTATGCCGCTAATGCGACGAAGCCAGTGACGGCAGTTCTTCCACAGTTTCGCTTTTAATAAACGGCTAATCTGCAATATGGTTTTCCTGGACTCTGTTTCTAGTTGAATGAGCACATGCAGGCAATAAACAATCAGCGCTAAAAAGATTTGGTTCATCACAGCTGTTTCACTATGGCCATAAAAATGTTTGATTTTAACGTGCTGTTTCAGCCATTTGAAAAATAATTCAATCGTCCAGCGTGAACGATACATGTCACTGATTTCACTGGCTTTTAGATCAAACCGATTTGTGATGAGACGCAGTCGATTGCCTTTTGTATCATCGACTTCAATTAAGCGAAATAGATTATCCATGCGCTTTGTTGGACCACCGACAGCTACCATTTGATCCGTAACGATCGTGGAACCCTGTTCCACCTCAAAGGACTTGATCGTCCGTGTAATCGAGTTTTTCTTCAACCGGGAGACGAAGAAATAACCGTCGTCCGTCATGCGGTCAAAACGCTCATAATCTATGTAACCACGATCAAATACGTAGGTTGCTTCCTTGTCGTCCACCAAAACTTCTAATTGGCTACGATCGTGTTCGTTGGCCGTCGTGATGTTGGCGTACTCCGGATAAGAAGAACCATTTTCCATGAACATTAACCGCAAGTGCAGTTTGACGCCGCCTTTCGTTTTACGGAAGGTAGCCCATGGATGATTCGTCAGGTTGAGTGGTATCGTGCTCGAATCAATGATTTTTACCGGCATAACTGTTCGACCCGGTTGAGAATGGCGTATCTGATCAACTAATTGATAAAAGATGACTGCCAACAAATTGGGATCCACAGTACGGTGTTTTCGCGACAATTGGGAAACGCTAATTGAACCCAGCCCCAATTCCTGTTGAACCTCGTCATCAAAAAGTGTATCACTCATCGCATGTAAGCTTTCCACCTCTTCCAGGTGGGACAATAATAACAGTTTGATGTAGGAATAAGTCGTAAACTTTTTCGTGTAGCGATCTTGCCCGGTCTGCGTAATTTGTTCTGTAAGTTTTTCAATATTAATGGGTGCAACCCATTTACCAAATGATGATAATAGTGTATGATTGTCCATATTCTGAGTTCCTTTATATTGGATTTGGACAACAACCACCAATTCCATTATAAAGGATTTTTTTATACCCGGAAACCTATATTTTGGATAATTAACAAGATTATCAATTTTCTTTTATTATTTATGCAACGCTAGTGATCCTCCCTATAAGAAATCCCACAAAATGAATTTTTCCTATTTAATTAAATGCCCTTATATGTAATATGGCGTAATCTTTATTAGATTTCCGCGCCCAATTGTTGACTGTTAGGGTGCTACGAGCTCCACTTTCATTCTGTCCGGATCTTCAAAGTAAACGGCGTAATGGTCATCTCCCCCAGCGAATGGATGCTGCTTTTCATAAAGAATAGTAACTCCTTTATCTTTTAATTTCTCCGTCATATCATCAACGTGTTGACGCGATTCCGCATGAAACGCTAAATGATTTAGACCCACGCAACATCTATGATATGGAACGTCTAAAAACCGTTCTTCAGTTTGAACAAAAACGATGTATGTATCTCCTATTTTCCAACTTTGCCCGCTTTCCCATTTCTGAAACGGGCTGTATCCTAATTCTTCAAGATACCAACGCCAAAAATCAATTGACCTTTTTAAATCAGTGACATAAATCTCAACATGGTGAAGTAATCCCTTTGACAAGGAATGGCCCCCTTTATTCCTTCGAGCTATTTTTACTTAATACCAATTATTCCAAATTCCAGGAATTAACTCAATCCTTTAATCTATAAAAAAGGCACTTACCTTATTCGCGATAAGCGCCCGTTTGCGGTATTGTCTAATCAAGGCTTAGATAACGTGTGATGCTAGTTCTATTCTGTAAGAACATATTATTGAATAGTTAATTTGCTGCCACTAAAAATATTGCAAAGAAAAGTGCATAAGATCCCATTAAACTAAGCGATATTTTAGCTAACTTAGTTTTAATCGAAAGTGCAGGTATAATTCCAACCTTAAGCATATTCGCTATTAAAACAACAATTGCTAAGAAAAAAGACAGCATTGCTATAAGTAACGAAACTTGCTCTAACATAACATTAACCCCCCTTAATGATGTCAATTTCAAAATGACAAAAACATTTATTAAACTAATTAGCAATAATACTTGGCTCATACGAAATCCCAAAACTTTCTTTTCATTTAACTCCATTATCCAAGCATCTGCTATGCCTAATAATAAGTCGAAAACTACTTTGAATGACCAATCTGTCTGTTTTAAGACTTCAATCATTTCATTGCTATATCGCCTTCTCCAACTTTTAGGATACATATAGATAAACCACTTCATACTAAACCAAGCCTTTTTAAACCAAGTGTAGTTACTTTTTGAATTTCTTTAATTTGGTTACTCAAATATACCTGCCCTTCCTCTGTTAGCTTGTAAGGCTTTTTACGGTCTTGTGTTTCAAGAGCACTTATATATCCTGCCTTCTGTAAACGTGAAATTGCTCCATATAAAGTTCCTGGACCTAATTTAATATCATAATTTTTTTCAATGTCCTCCATAATGGCATAGCCATGACGATTTTCTTCTGCAAGGCTTATCAAAATTAACAATGAAGGTTCTGTGAATTTGTTTTTTCCAACCACGTTGCCACTCCTTTATGATTGTTACGTTTGATGATGTATCGTATAACGTAATAATAAGATATACTTGAAAAAAAGTCAATAAAAAAAGCCATAATAATATGGCCAAGTTAAGAAAGAACGCACTTGTTCCAGAAGTGCGCCCTTATATACAGTATGATTTTCTACCGTATTCAACGTATGTAACGATACAAAAATGGCGGTTTTTTTAACTTTATGGAAACATTATCTACAGTCATTTTTTTTAGTATTTAACGTACACAAAGATAGGACTTTACGTGGAGTGGTGGGTATGATAGGCTCGGATGCCTTATGAAACAACAGCTTCAGCCTTTCAAGACAAATCATGCCCACAGAGGCTCCGCGTCAAGTCCTTAACCACTTAACTTCACACACATGTACACAAAGATAAAAGGCGCATTCCATCAGTCATTTATTGTTGATACTGTATATAAGGGCCAGTTAATGGCATAGCACGTTCCATGGGGTTTGCACTTACAAAACCTTTTTCAGATTCTTCTCAGTTTTCTCCTCCCATTTGTTTCAATGAAGCCTCAACCATGGGTGTCATAACGGCCCCTGGTTCATCGCTGCCGCTGTTCGTATGTCCAAAAATTAACCGATGGCCATAACAGCCATCGGTTTTTAATGTCATATTTATCGTGCGATTACTCCTCACTGAAGCTTTCGATCATATTGACCATATGTGCGTACGAACCGCCGGCAAGCAATGCGGAAGCAACCAATACTGCTTCAGCCAATTCTTCGTTGGTTGCACCCTGCTTGTCAGCATTTTTCGTATGAACATCAATGCAATATGGACAAAGTGTCGCATGGCCAACGGCTACTGCTACGATTTCCTTGAACTTTTTGCTTAATTTTCCTTCTTGCATGGCGGCCTGATTGAATCCGGAATAACCCTGAAAACCGTCTTTTGCATGTTTGCCTAATTGGTTAAGGTTTTTCAAATTTGAACGCTCATACAACGTATCACCTGCTTCGTCAGAAAGGGCATTATGCATGTTTGTGCTGTGTGTTATAGCACCGCCGGCCTCAACGGCAGAGGTAACCATAACAGCTTCCACCAGCTCACCGAGTTCTGCCCCTTCTTTTTTGGCGTTCTTGGTATGGGTATCAATGCAATACGGACATTGCGTGACATGAGCAACTGAAACCGCAATGATTTCTTTTTCCTTTTTGGATAGTGCACCTTCTTTGAACACGCCTGCATTGTAATCCGCAAAAGCCTGTGCCTGATCCGGCACAAGATCCTTCAGCTTGTTTAAATGGTCTTTATGACTTGCCTTATAGGCCCAGAACCAGCAAACATCGGTTAACCCGCAAAGTAGGTTACTTAAAATGGAAAAAAACATGCCTTCTTATGGCTGTTTTACGCTTGAGGAAAGTGAAGGTTCCGAAAACCCAAATGGTAAAGGAACTTCATTAATTTTGGTATGTGAAATCCCTTCTTTCCTTAACAATATCGTGCGGATTGTTCCGACACTTGCTCTTCTAGGAACTTTTACGACCTATATTCTTACAGCTACTTTGCCCCTGAAGGAGCCTTTGCTGGTTCTGGGCCTTATAAAAACTTCCTGCCATTGTGATGCCTCCTTATGTTGGTTTAAAATAGAGATTGATTAAAGTATACCTTTAAAACCTGATTTAACAAAAAAATAAGTT
Protein-coding regions in this window:
- a CDS encoding IS4 family transposase is translated as MDNHTLLSSFGKWVAPINIEKLTEQITQTGQDRYTKKFTTYSYIKLLLLSHLEEVESLHAMSDTLFDDEVQQELGLGSISVSQLSRKHRTVDPNLLAVIFYQLVDQIRHSQPGRTVMPVKIIDSSTIPLNLTNHPWATFRKTKGGVKLHLRLMFMENGSSYPEYANITTANEHDRSQLEVLVDDKEATYVFDRGYIDYERFDRMTDDGYFFVSRLKKNSITRTIKSFEVEQGSTIVTDQMVAVGGPTKRMDNLFRLIEVDDTKGNRLRLITNRFDLKASEISDMYRSRWTIELFFKWLKQHVKIKHFYGHSETAVMNQIFLALIVYCLHVLIQLETESRKTILQISRLLKAKLWKNCRHWLRRISGIP
- a CDS encoding VOC family protein, with the protein product MSKGLLHHVEIYVTDLKRSIDFWRWYLEELGYSPFQKWESGQSWKIGDTYIVFVQTEERFLDVPYHRCCVGLNHLAFHAESRQHVDDMTEKLKDKGVTILYEKQHPFAGGDDHYAVYFEDPDRMKVELVAP
- a CDS encoding PadR family transcriptional regulator → MVGKNKFTEPSLLILISLAEENRHGYAIMEDIEKNYDIKLGPGTLYGAISRLQKAGYISALETQDRKKPYKLTEEGQVYLSNQIKEIQKVTTLGLKRLGLV
- a CDS encoding carboxymuconolactone decarboxylase family protein; the protein is MFFSILSNLLCGLTDVCWFWAYKASHKDHLNKLKDLVPDQAQAFADYNAGVFKEGALSKKEKEIIAVSVAHVTQCPYCIDTHTKNAKKEGAELGELVEAVMVTSAVEAGGAITHSTNMHNALSDEAGDTLYERSNLKNLNQLGKHAKDGFQGYSGFNQAAMQEGKLSKKFKEIVAVAVGHATLCPYCIDVHTKNADKQGATNEELAEAVLVASALLAGGSYAHMVNMIESFSEE